AGGGCCTGGCCATGCGCCCGCCCAACCTCTGCTCCGGCTGCTCGCACCGGGCCTCCTACTTCACTGTGCGCGAAGTCTTCGGGGACGACGCCTTCTACTCCTCAGACATCGGCTGCTATACTCTGGGGCTTTTGCCTCCCTTGTCCGCCGCCGATTTCCTCTTGTGCATGGGGTCGAGCATTTCCACTGGTTCCGGCTTCGCCACGGCCAGCGGAAAGACCACCATCGGCTTCATCGGCGACTCCACGTTCTTCCACTCCGGGATCACAGGGCTCATAAACGCGGTCTACAACGACCACGACATCCTGGTGATCATCCTGGACAACCGCACCACGGCCATGACCGGCCACCAGCCCCACCCGGGCGTGGACCACACGGCCATCGGCCCCAATGAGCGCCCCATCGAGATCGAGCCCCTGGTTGCGGCCTGCGGCGTAAAGAGCGTGGTGACCTTGAGTTCGTTCAACCACAAGGCCGCCAAAAAGGCCCTGGAAGACATGAAGGCCAAGAAAGGCCCCCGGGTCATCATCTTCCGCGATCCGTGCGTCATCCACGAGCGGCGGACCAGCGGCAAGGGCAAACCCCAGACGGCCACCGTTGCCGCACAAAGCGAAGGATGCCTGAACGTGCTGAACACTTTGGCCTGTCCGGCCTTCCTCAAAGAGGGCGGCGCCGTGCGCGTGGACGAAGCTATGTGCTCGGGATGCATGTTCTGCCTCCAACTGGACAAGTCCTTCAAGGCAAAGAAAAGGGGCGCTTAAGATGCAGCGCGCACGTATATTCTTCACCGGGGTGGGCGGCCAGGGAACCTTGACCGCCACCAAGCTCGTGTCGCTTACCGCCTTGGACGAAGGCCTGCCGGTAACATCCGGAGAGATCCACGGCATGGCCCAGCGTGGCGGCGTGGTGGAATCCACCGTTCTCATCGGCTATTTGAGCCCCAAAATCACTCATGGCGAAGCCGACGTCCTGCTTGGCTTCGAACTCCTGGAGACCTTGCGGGCCCTGTGCTATCTGAAACCGGGCGGAAAGCTCATCAGCAATTCCGAGTCATTGCCTCCCCTTTCGGTGGCAACGGGCAAGGCAAGCTACCCCGCGCTGGACGACGTTCGCGCCAAGGCGCAGGCCGTGGCTTCCCAGGCGCTGTTTCTGCCGTGCCGGACACTGGCCGAGGAGGCTGGAGCCGCACAGAGCGCCAACACCGTGCTTCTGGGAGCCGCTTGCGCGGTAAAGGCCCTGCCGTTTGGCATGGACGCCCTGGAGCGTTCGGTGCGCAAGTACTTGAAGCCCGCGCTGGCGGAGGTGAACCTCAAAGCCCTGGAGCTCGGCGCCAAAGCAGTCCTCGGCTGATCGGGAGTCTCGTATGAATGTCTTCTCTTCCGGCGAGAGCCTGTCGCAAAAGTTCCTCACCGCTCTGAGAGCCTTGCTCGACGAATCCGTTCCTTCGCGGCCCGCCAGGGACTGCCTGGACGTCATGCTGGCGAGGCTCGTTGAGACGATGAACTACCACAGGGTGTATCTTGAGCTTTTGGACGTGCCGCTCAAGAATCTGCGCCTGTCGCTTTCGCGCGGGCAGGAAGCCTTCTTCGGCACCCCCCAGGGTCCCGGCCCCATTGTCATCGGCCAGACCCTGGCCACGCGCCAGTCGGTCATCATCGAGAACATGGCCGACCATCCCGACTTCTACGGCCGCCCGGCCGGAGAGCTCGAGAACCTGGCCTTCATCTGCGTCCCGGTCGTGGTGCCCGGCCAGAAGTATTCGGGCCAGAGCATCGCCATGGGCGCGCTCTGTGCCGACGTCGCCAAAGCCCCGCCGGTCTTTCTGGAGCGCCAGAGGGATTTCATGATGGCCGCCGGCGGCGTTTTCGCCCTGACGGCGGAGCGTCTGCGCGACGAATTGGTCAAGCCCCGGGCCAAAGCCAAGCCCGAACCCGAGGCCGTGGCCGAGGCCCAGATCAAGCACAAGGTTGTGGCTGTTTCCAAAAGCATGCGGCTTGTGCTCAGGCAGATCGACCAGGCCGCCCAGAACGACTCGCCCGTGCTCTTGCGCGGCGAGGAAGGCACAGGCAAGGAATACCTGGCCAAGGCCCTCCACGGCCAGAGTTCCAGGCGCAAGCGCACGTTCCATCGCCTGGTCTGCTCGGCCGAGCCGCCGGATGCCATCTTCCGGGCCACGTTCGGAATTCAAAAAGGCGAGGCCTCAAGCTCCACCCAGTCCAAGCGCGGGGCGCTGGAACTGGCCCAGGGCGGCACCCTTTATATCGAAGACGTTGAGGAAATGACCCAGGAGACCCAGCAGGGCCTCTTGCGTTTCCTTCAGGACGGGGTTGCCCACCGCATCGGCTCCGACCAGCCCATCCCCCTGGATGTGCGCGTCATCGCCTCCAGCCGGGCCAATCTGGAAGACCTGGTGAACAGCGGGGATTTCCTGGAAGACCTCTACTACGCCCTCTCGGTCGTCACCATTTACGTCCCGCCGCTGCGCGACAGGGCTGGCGACGTGCTCCCTCTGGCCGAATACTTTCTGGAGGAATTCGCCGCCACCGAGAGCAGGGAATTCAAGCGCATCTCCACGCCTGCAATAGACCTCATCAGCCAGTACCACTGGCCGGACAACGTTCGCGAGCTGCGCTCCTGCATGGAGCGGGCCTTCGACCAGTCCGAAGACGGCGTGATCAGGGCCTACCATCTGCCCCCGACCCTGCAGACCGCCGAAAGCTCCAACACCGAGGCCACCCTCTCCTTTGGCGAAGCAGTGGACCAGTTCGAGAAGGAGCTTTTGATCGAGGCCCTGAAGAAGGCCAAAGGCAACATGTTCCAGGCTGCCAAGGATCTTCGCGAGAGCTACCGCATCATCAACTACAAGGTGAAGAAGCACAACATCGACCCCAAGCGGTTCACCCCGGGCAAACGCCGCTAGAACTCCCCCAAACAACACATGCCGTGGACGCGTTGCAGACGCATCCACGGCCTTTTCTTTTTTTAAGTAGTCTGAGTTAGGCGAGAAGCTTCAGCAGCAGCCTGGCGGCCGCCTCGGAGGACGCCGGGTTCTGCCCGGTAACCAGGTTGCCGTCCGCCACGGCGTACGGCTGGAAGTTGGCCGCGCTCTCGAACTTGGCCCCATTGGCCGTCAACTCGTCTTCAATACTGAAAGGCACCACCTGAGAGAGCCCCACGGCCTGTTCCTCGCTGTTGGTGAAACCCGTGACCGCCTTGCCAGACACCAGGGGAGACCCGTCTGCCTTCCTTGGGCGGCGAAGCACGGCCGGGCCATGGCACACCGCGCCCACGGGCTTTCCCTTGGCGTAAAAGGCCTCGATGAGCGCTATGGAGTCCTTGTTCTCGGCCAGATCCCAAAGCGGGCCGTGCCCGCCGGGATAGAACACCGCGTCGAAACCCTCGGCTGAAACTCCGGCGAGTTTCACCGTGGAGGACAGCGCCGCCTGGGCCTCAGGATCGTCCAGAAAGCGCCTGGCCGTGTCCGTCATGGCTTCGGGAACAACGCTCCCGGGGTCCACCGGAGGCCGTCCTCCCTTGGGCGAAGCCAGAACAACGTCCGCGCCCGCCTGCCTGAACACGTAATACGGAGCGGCCAGCTCTTCCAGCCAGAAGCCCGTCTTTCGCCCGGTGTCCGCCAACTTGTCGTGGGAGGTGACCACCATCAGTATATTCATCGGCACTCCTCGATTGTTAACGAACAGGGGGAAATTTCTAGTCTAATAGCTACGCTTTTTCCAAGACGAGATCAAGGTCACGGGCCGTTCTCCACGCACAGATGGCTCAGTATTCCACATTACCCTCTTCGTCATTTCACGAAACCGGTTTGACCGTTCGCCGCAATATGCTATCCTTCAGGCATGTGTCAGAGCCGACCGTTGAGCTGCGGCGGCAAGGAGGAGCAGATGACCCGTCAGATTTCCTTCACCCGTCTTGAGCAAACCGTGGCGCCAGGATTCAGGGAGCGAATGGACAGGGCAGAGTCCACGGAGGATGTGCGTAAGTTTTTTGCGGAGATGGCTTCCACCCTTCTCTCCGACGCCCTGGGCAAGCCCGGGGCGGTTCGATTTGAAGATGTGGCCCTGGCTCCGGACGTACCAAATGGATACACGATCTCAGCAGCCGTGCTTGAAGTGCCTGCATTCAGGGAAACCTGGGAGGGATCCGACCTGTCCCGCATCGTCGCCACATTGGCGCGAAGCGCTGTGAACCGCTACGCCCACCTGGACAAGAACCAACTCAAAACCGAAGCGAAGATATTCCATCACAAGCAAGGAAAACGATAGCCTGACCACCTCGTATCAACTGAAACGGCCGGGTGAGCGA
This portion of the Desulfovibrio sp. genome encodes:
- a CDS encoding type 1 glutamine amidotransferase domain-containing protein is translated as MNILMVVTSHDKLADTGRKTGFWLEELAAPYYVFRQAGADVVLASPKGGRPPVDPGSVVPEAMTDTARRFLDDPEAQAALSSTVKLAGVSAEGFDAVFYPGGHGPLWDLAENKDSIALIEAFYAKGKPVGAVCHGPAVLRRPRKADGSPLVSGKAVTGFTNSEEQAVGLSQVVPFSIEDELTANGAKFESAANFQPYAVADGNLVTGQNPASSEAAARLLLKLLA
- a CDS encoding indolepyruvate oxidoreductase subunit beta — protein: MQRARIFFTGVGGQGTLTATKLVSLTALDEGLPVTSGEIHGMAQRGGVVESTVLIGYLSPKITHGEADVLLGFELLETLRALCYLKPGGKLISNSESLPPLSVATGKASYPALDDVRAKAQAVASQALFLPCRTLAEEAGAAQSANTVLLGAACAVKALPFGMDALERSVRKYLKPALAEVNLKALELGAKAVLG
- a CDS encoding sigma-54-dependent Fis family transcriptional regulator, whose product is MNVFSSGESLSQKFLTALRALLDESVPSRPARDCLDVMLARLVETMNYHRVYLELLDVPLKNLRLSLSRGQEAFFGTPQGPGPIVIGQTLATRQSVIIENMADHPDFYGRPAGELENLAFICVPVVVPGQKYSGQSIAMGALCADVAKAPPVFLERQRDFMMAAGGVFALTAERLRDELVKPRAKAKPEPEAVAEAQIKHKVVAVSKSMRLVLRQIDQAAQNDSPVLLRGEEGTGKEYLAKALHGQSSRRKRTFHRLVCSAEPPDAIFRATFGIQKGEASSSTQSKRGALELAQGGTLYIEDVEEMTQETQQGLLRFLQDGVAHRIGSDQPIPLDVRVIASSRANLEDLVNSGDFLEDLYYALSVVTIYVPPLRDRAGDVLPLAEYFLEEFAATESREFKRISTPAIDLISQYHWPDNVRELRSCMERAFDQSEDGVIRAYHLPPTLQTAESSNTEATLSFGEAVDQFEKELLIEALKKAKGNMFQAAKDLRESYRIINYKVKKHNIDPKRFTPGKRR